The Puntigrus tetrazona isolate hp1 chromosome 3, ASM1883169v1, whole genome shotgun sequence genome contains a region encoding:
- the wfikkn2a gene encoding WAP, Kazal, immunoglobulin, Kunitz and NTR domain-containing protein 2, which produces MWWMLFPRWIWFLFGHFCVLRLDSRARAMPMTLSKVVYSHAGMCPNEMNPNLWVDAMSTCTRECESDQDCEPFEKCCPNVCGHKSCVAARYVDIKGRKGPVGMPKGVTCDKFMCTQQGSECEIWDGQPVCKCRDRCGREPYFTCASDGMTYYNKCYMDAEACTRGVTLTEVTCRYHFSLSNTSPLPAETTARPTTARLETTPMDVQRPVMVSNPAHHFVFVGETASFLCEVTGKPRPAITWEKQIEGKENTVMQPNHVQGNIVVTNIAQLVIYNAQLQDAGIYTCTATNQGGSVQAHFPLSVVPREQSKPELTLNSTRLPAEECLKTPDMGDCGEESMKWYYEAKRNNCFTFTYSQCNKNQNHFDTYELCMLSCGAELAAPCSLPSVQGPCKAYKPRWAYSHALKKCQPFVYGGCGGNENNFESKEACEEMCPFPKTHNCKPCKPRQKMVPSFCKSDFVVLGRISELTEDHDSGHALITVEEILKDEKMGLRFFGQEPLEVTLLNMDWNCPCPNMTRAEGQMIIMGDVHNGMAVLQPDSFVTTSSVRRVRKLREVINKKTCDVLKEFSSAKY; this is translated from the exons ATGTGGTGGATGCTGTTTCCCAGATGGATCTGGTTTTTGTTCGGACACTTCTGCGTCTTGCGTTTGGACTCGCGCGCCCGAGCGATGCCCATGACCCTGTCCAAAGTGGTTTATTCTCACGCGGGAATGTGTCCCAACGAGATGAACCCCAACCTGTGGGTGGATGCCATGAGCACCTGCACCCGAGAGTGCGAGTCCGACCAG GACTGTGAGCCATTTGAGAAGTGCTGTCCGAATGTTTGCGGACACAAGAGCTGTGTGGCCGCCCGCTACGTGGACATTAAGGGCAGGAAAGGTCCAGTGGGGATGCCCAAAGGGGTCACCTGTGATAAATTCATGTGCACCCAGCAGGGCTCAGAGTGTGAAATCTGGGACGGACAGCCAGTGTGCAAATGCCGGGACCGTTGCGGACGGGAGCCATATTTCACATGCGCCTCGGATGGCATGACCTACTACAACAAGTGCTACATGGACGCCGAGGCCTGTACCAGAGGCGTCACCCTTACCGAAGTGACCTGCAGGTACCACTTCAGCTTGTCCAACACCAGTCCCCTTCCAGCGGAGACCACCGCCCGGCCCACAACCGCCCGTCTTGAGACCACACCCATGGACGTTCAGCGCCCCGTCATGGTCAGCAACCCAGCACACCACTTTGTGTTTGTGGGCGAAACGGCCAGCTTCCTCTGCGAGGTCACAGGTAAACCTAGGCCGGCGATTACGTGGGAAAAGCAGATCGAAGGTAAAGAGAACACTGTAATGCAACCCAACCATGTGCAAGGAAACATAGTAGTTACTAACATCGCCCAGCTGGTCATATACAACGCCCAGCTCCAGGATGCCGGGATCTACACCTGCACTGCGACGAACCAGGGTGGATCTGTGCAAGCCCATTTCCCGCTCTCTGTGGTCCCCAGGGAGCAGAGCAAACCGGAGCTGACCTTGAATTCAACTCGCTTACCTGCCGAGGAGTGTCTGAAAACACCTGATATGGGCGACTGTGGAGAAGAGAGCATGAAGTGGTACTACGAGGCCAAGCGCAACAACTGCTTTACCTTTACCTACAGCCAGTGcaataaaaaccaaaaccatTTCGATACCTACGAGTTGTGCATGCTTTCCTGTGGAGCGGAGCTTGCTGCCCCTTGCTCCCTTCCTAGCGTTCAAGGTCCCTGCAAGGCTTACAAACCACGCTGGGCTTACAGCCACGCGCTCAAGAAATGCCAGCCGTTTGTTTACGGAGGCTGCGGAGGCAACGAGAACAACTTCGAGAGCAAGGAAGCCTGTGAGGAGATGTGCCCCTTCCCCAAGACTCACAACTGCAAGCCTTGCAAACCCCGGCAGAAGATGGTCCCGAGCTTCTGCAAGAGCGACTTTGTGGTTTTGGGACGCATTTCGGAGTTGACCGAGGACCACGACTCGGGCCACGCGCTCATCACTGTGGAGGAGATCTTGAAGGACGAGAAAATGGGGCTACGGTTCTTTGGACAGGAGCCCCTGGAAGTGACGCTGCTCAACATGGACTGGAACTGTCCCTGTCCAAACATGACGAGAGCCGAGGGACAGATGATCATCATGGGAGACGTTCACAACGGCATGGCCGTGCTGCAGCCCGACAGCTTCGTGACCACTTCCAGCGTGAGGCGGGTTCGCAAACTCCGTGAGGTTATCAACAAAAAGACTTGCGACGTCTTGAAGGAGTTCAGCAGCGCAAAGTACTAG